AGATGGCCGCTAAATAGACCTTGATAGTTGAAAACGCCTTGCCTCTATCCAACAGGTCTTGTAGAAAGCAGAGGAGTTCTATCACTGAGCATTGCATAGAAATTATGTTCTTTCCAGCACACCACTCTTCAAAAACGCGCCATTTATGACCATATAATACACGCGTAGAGCCGGCTCGGGCACTCTGAATCGTGTCAATGACTGTCTGGGGTAGTCCTGCAGCATTTAAATTCCACCGCTCACGGGCCAGGCCCAGAGAGCCATCCTGTCTGGGTGGGGATGGTAGATTTCCCCTCTCGCCTGTGACAACAGGTCCCTCCGTATTGGGAGGGGCCACGGCTGGCCCTTCAGCAGCTGCACTATTTCTGCCACCCAATGTTTGGATGCAATTGTGGAGCAATTAGGATCAGTGACAGGCCCTGTTCCCTCACCCTGGCTAGAGTGGGGGAGATTAAGCTCAGGGGTGGGAATGCGTATAGTAGGGCGCTTGGCCACGGGTGGGCTAATGCATCCACACCTAGCGGCGCATTTACGTCTGTTAGGGAGAAGTAAAGAGGACACTGAGCGTTTTCCTGCGAGGCGAAGAGATCTACGGTGGCTCTCCCGTACCTCCGCCACAACTGAGCCACTACTTGTGGATGGAGTTTCCAATCCCCGTATAGGGGATTTCCCCGTGACATGAGATCTGCCCCCCTGTTCAAGACCCCCGGTACGTGTGTCGCGCGGACTGAGAGAAACTGGGGGCTGCACCACAGGAGTAGTCTCCTTGCCAGCCTGTGTAGTTTCAAGGAGCGGGTGCCGCCTTGGCGATTGATATAGGCCACGGCTGTGGAGTTGTCTGTTTTCACTAACACATGCTGGCCCTTTAGAATTCTCCTCAGAGCTAAGAACACTTCAAGGAGTtctaaataatttatgtgttcCTTTTTCAGCTGGGGGGACCAAACGCCATTCACAGCTCTGCCCCCCAGTGTTGCACCCCAGCCTAGTAGAGAGGCGTCTGTCGTTAACGTCATTCTCGTGGACACGCCCCCCAGAGGAACCCCCGTCCTCAAAACTGAGGGATTTCTCCAGTAGCGGAGGGCTATCATGCACGCCGCTGGCACTCTCACCAAACATCTGAGGTGCCGGCGCGAGCATAAGCGGAGAGACGAGACCCATCGTTGAAAGTCCCTCATCATTACAAGTCCCCATTTCACTACTGAGATTGCAGACGCCATGAGGCCTAGCAAACTCAGGCACAGTCTGAATGAGACCGTCCGCTGTGGTTTGAAGTGGTGCAAACACTGGGTGAAGGACGCGATCCTCGCGTCCGAGAGTCTGATTCGATAGTATAGGGAGTCTATGTGTAGCCCCAGGTAATCTGTGCATTGTGAGGGCTCTAATCGACTCTTTTTCCAGTTGATATTGAGACCTCAATTCCTCAGGTGATCTAACACTATTTTGGAATCTATGAGGGCTTGGTCTCTCGAGTGGACGCAAAGCAGAAAATCGTCTAAATACGAGAGAATTCTGATGCCCTTGTTCCTTAACGGGGCTAGCGCAGCTTCCATACATTTGCTGAAACAGCGGGGCGCTAATGCTAACCCAAATGGGATAGTTAGGAACTCGTAGGCTTTGCCCTCGAAGGCGAGCCTCAGAAATTTTCTGTGTGCAGGGAACACATCGATATGATAGAACGCGTCCGCCGCGTCTATCATCACAAACCAATCGTGGGGGCGGATTGATTGACATAACACTTTGTGTAATAGCATCCTGAACGTGTATTTTCGTAGGTGCTTGTTTAACACACGGAGGTCCAAGATGGGCCGGAGAGCCGAGCTCCCTTTCTTTGGAATGACGAAGTACCGGGAGTAAAAACCCTGCTTGCTCTCCTCCTCCGGTACAGCTCTGATTGCTCGTTTGTTTAGAAGAGATACGATCTCTTTTAAAACACGAGCTGAATCCCCTTTGGCCACTGAAACTAATACTCCGTGGAACCTGGGAGGTCTCATGGCAAATTGTAGCCTGTAACTTCGAGTTATCATGGCTAAAACCCACGggcttgttgtgttgttgtgccaCTGTTCCGCTCTGGCCGAGAACGAGCCTCTCGTGACGCATATTGATGACGTCACGTCCACCGCGTGAAATTCTACGTGAAGGGGGTTCACAGCGGTGTTCATTGCCTGAGGCTGAGGGCAGGGAAAACACTGGTTTGAGTGTGTTTTGAGACCAACAGAGAAAATCGCCCTTGGCCAAAGGCCTGGCTGCGATTGGGGAAACTTTTTTTTTGAAACAAGTGTTTGGTGACACTGACATTCTTGAGACAAAGGCCCAACATCTCCTCTCTGGGAACTAAGGGGAGAGAAAGGGTGGCTACTCTGAGCGAACAGGCAGGGCTTTGTGACTCCCCcagctttctcctctttctggAGAGCGGGGGGAGTTGGGGAGGGGCAGCTGAGGTCAGGCTGACCGCTTCTTTTTGTTCTCAGTGGGTTGTGGTGGACGGTTTTTGGCCGCCACCGCCGCGAAGGAAGGCTTTCCCCACGAACCAGTGTTGGCCCTAGGCCGCTGGTTCGACTGCTGAGCTGGAGGGGCTGGTCGTTGTGGTCTGGCACCTCCCTGTTTAGCTCTCGCCGCCACTGCTGAGAAGCCAGGCTGAGtcgcctgggggggggggggggggcgtggtgTCGGTTTTCGAGGCAGGCAGAGGTTGAACGCCTCGTCCTCCTGTTTCCTGAGGGAGCTTgactccctcattctctccagCGCCGGACCAAACAGACCCTTGGTGGGGTCATAGGCCGCATCCATGATCTCCGACTTCATCGTTGAGGCCTGAGAGGTTCAGCCACAGGGCTCTTTCACCCGTCACTGCGAGGCCCATCACCCGGCCGCAGCCCTGAACGGCACCGCGAGAGGAGCGGAGGAGTAAGTCGTTTACGACGCAGATCTCATCCCAGAGTGCTGGGTTTGGGGACTCTGAGTCGATCTGGCCCCCCATCTCCTCCAGGATCTCAGCCTGGTAGGCTGACAGGAGTGTGACAGCATTCAGTGCGCAGACCGATTGGGCTGCGTATTTGTACATGCGCTGGAAGGT
Above is a genomic segment from Alosa sapidissima isolate fAloSap1 chromosome 4, fAloSap1.pri, whole genome shotgun sequence containing:
- the LOC121706952 gene encoding LOW QUALITY PROTEIN: uncharacterized protein LOC121706952 (The sequence of the model RefSeq protein was modified relative to this genomic sequence to represent the inferred CDS: inserted 1 base in 1 codon), which gives rise to SEENSKGPACVSENRQLHSRGLYQSPRRHPLLETTQAGKETTPVVQPPVSLSPRDTRTGGLEQGGRSHVTGKSPIRGLETPSTSSGSVVAEVRESHRRSLRLAGKRSVSSLLLPNRRKCAARCGCISPPVAKRPTIRIPTPELNLPHSSQGEGTGPVTDPNCSTIXIQTLGGRNSAAAEGPAVAPPNTEGPVVTGERGNLPSPPRQDGSLGLARERWNLNAAGLPQTVIDTIQSARAGSTRVLYGHKWRVFEEWCAGKNIISMQCSVIELLCFLQDLLDRGKAFSTIKVYLAAISACHVGFGDKPAGQHPLVCRFMKGVRHLRPVSRPLVPRWDLALVLDSLCHHPFEPLEGIGLKFLSLKTALLLALTTAKRVSDLQALSIRPACLQFDQDYTRVRLRPNPAFVPKVVDAAYRCQTIELTAFHPPPFSSVEDQRLNCLCPVRALCHYIQRIAEFRRHDQLFVSWATSHRGKSFSRQRLSHWIIEAIAVAYRSKGSQPLEGLRAHSTRGMATSWALFRGVSVQDLCAAASWASGNTFVRFYRLDVSGPSLAHSVLGTGDSVSM
- the LOC121706953 gene encoding uncharacterized protein LOC121706953, with amino-acid sequence MRHERLVLGQSGTVAQQHNKPVGFSHDNSKLQATICHETSQVPRSISFSGQRGFSSCFKRDRISSKQTSNQSCTGGGEQAGFLLPVLRHSKERELGSPAHLGPPCVKQAPTKIHVQDAITQSVMSINPPPRLVCDDRRGGRVLSYRCVPCTQKISEARLRGQSLRVPNYPIWVSISAPLFQQMYGSCASPVKEQGHQNSLVFRRFSALRPLERPSPHRFQNSVRSPEELRSQYQLEKESIRALTMHRLPGATHRLPILSNQTLGREDRVLHPVFAPLQTTADGLIQTVPEFARPHGVCNLSSEMGTCNDEGLSTMGLVSPLMLAPAPQMFGESASGVHDSPPLLEKSLSFEDGGSSGGRVHENDVNDRRLSTRLGCNTGGQSCEWRLVPPAEKGTHKLFRTP